The following proteins are encoded in a genomic region of Nocardioides renjunii:
- the thrC gene encoding threonine synthase → MSTVLHETTTAAASTGSTRKGLREGAFGHARALACRECGHEVELGPSYACPECFGPLEVAYDFPNVTREEIAAGPANIWRYKALLPVPSDIEQSPNTEPGFTRLLQAHNLGRELGIDTLWVKDDSTNPTNSFKDRVVACALSAARELDAKVFACPSTGNLANAVAAAGARAGMKTVVFIPSNLEKPKQVNSAVYTDHLVAVDGNYDDVNKLASEIAGEEEGWAFVNVNVRPFYAEGSKTLGYEIAEQLGWRLPDQVVIPVASGSQLTKVDKAFRELVALGLVEDKPYKVFGAQATGCSPVSVAYKAGTDAIRPVKPDTIAKSLAIGNPADGIYVLDICRRSGGAVEDITDDEVRDGILLLARTEGIFTETAGGTTVGVLKKLVETGQLDPTLETVVINTGMGLKTLDAVADRVGPAATIAPSYDAFVASGVL, encoded by the coding sequence ATGAGCACCGTGCTGCACGAGACCACCACCGCCGCTGCGTCGACCGGCTCGACCCGCAAGGGGCTCCGGGAGGGCGCCTTCGGCCACGCCCGCGCCCTGGCCTGCCGCGAGTGCGGGCACGAGGTCGAGCTCGGGCCGTCGTACGCCTGTCCGGAGTGCTTCGGGCCCCTCGAGGTGGCCTACGACTTCCCGAACGTCACGCGCGAAGAGATCGCCGCGGGTCCGGCCAACATCTGGCGCTACAAGGCGCTGCTGCCGGTGCCGTCCGACATCGAGCAGAGCCCCAACACCGAGCCGGGCTTCACCCGCCTGCTCCAGGCGCACAACCTCGGTCGCGAGCTCGGCATCGACACGCTGTGGGTCAAGGACGACTCAACCAACCCCACCAACTCCTTCAAGGACCGCGTGGTGGCGTGCGCGCTGAGCGCCGCGCGCGAGCTCGACGCGAAGGTCTTCGCCTGCCCCTCCACCGGCAACCTGGCCAACGCGGTCGCCGCGGCGGGTGCGCGGGCCGGCATGAAGACGGTGGTCTTCATCCCGAGCAACCTCGAGAAGCCCAAGCAGGTCAACTCGGCCGTCTACACCGACCACCTCGTGGCGGTCGACGGCAACTACGACGACGTCAACAAGCTCGCCTCGGAGATCGCCGGCGAGGAGGAGGGCTGGGCGTTCGTCAACGTCAACGTGCGCCCCTTCTACGCGGAGGGCTCCAAGACGCTGGGCTACGAGATCGCCGAGCAGCTCGGCTGGCGGCTGCCCGACCAGGTCGTCATCCCGGTCGCCTCCGGCTCGCAGCTGACCAAGGTCGACAAGGCGTTCCGCGAGCTGGTCGCCCTCGGCCTCGTCGAGGACAAGCCCTACAAGGTCTTCGGCGCGCAGGCGACCGGCTGCTCACCGGTCTCGGTCGCCTACAAGGCCGGCACCGACGCCATCCGCCCGGTCAAGCCCGACACCATCGCCAAGAGCCTCGCGATCGGCAACCCGGCCGACGGCATCTACGTCCTCGACATCTGCCGGCGCTCCGGCGGCGCCGTGGAGGACATCACCGACGACGAGGTGCGCGACGGCATCCTGCTGCTCGCCCGCACCGAGGGGATCTTCACCGAGACCGCCGGCGGCACCACGGTGGGCGTGCTCAAGAAGCTCGTCGAGACCGGCCAGCTCGACCCGACGCTGGAGACCGTGGTCATCAACACCGGCATGGGCCTCAAGACCCTCGACGCCGTCGCCGACCGCGTCGGCCCCGCCGCCACCATCGCACCCAGCTACGACGCCTTCGTCGCGTCCGGCGTCCTCTGA
- a CDS encoding DUF3263 domain-containing protein, whose translation MDAASHIAAEQETAAGLSQRDREILEFERHWWKYAGAKEQAVRDNFDMSSTRYYQVLNALIDRPEALEADPLLVRRLRRLRASRQRQRSARRLGFEI comes from the coding sequence ATGGACGCAGCGTCGCACATCGCAGCGGAGCAGGAGACTGCGGCCGGGCTGAGCCAGCGCGACCGCGAGATCCTCGAGTTCGAGCGGCACTGGTGGAAGTACGCCGGCGCCAAGGAGCAGGCGGTCCGGGACAACTTCGACATGTCCTCGACCCGCTACTACCAGGTCCTCAACGCGCTCATCGACCGTCCCGAGGCCCTCGAGGCCGACCCGCTGCTCGTCCGCCGGCTGCGCCGGCTGCGCGCCTCGCGCCAGCGGCAGCGCTCCGCCCGCCGCCTCGGCTTCGAGATCTGA
- a CDS encoding LytR C-terminal domain-containing protein, protein MTFPTFPRLLRSTSALPPRRGLLRRPRDERGVAFPSPLVMLSVLAVAMASITFVATRDQAPTERRVDNTATIASADQSPSAEPSDTAVEKPKPKPEPRIKRGEVYVEVFNNSGIKGLAATTAAKATGVGWAVVGEDNWYGVVPTTTVYFPPRLRAAGEQLALDLGIKRTAPAVGVMKRDRLTIILTTDAPQ, encoded by the coding sequence ATGACCTTCCCCACCTTCCCCAGGTTGCTCCGCTCGACCTCCGCCCTCCCTCCGCGCCGCGGGCTGCTGCGCCGCCCGCGTGACGAGCGGGGCGTGGCCTTCCCCTCGCCGCTCGTGATGCTCTCCGTGCTGGCGGTCGCGATGGCCTCGATCACCTTCGTCGCGACGCGCGACCAGGCGCCCACGGAGCGCCGCGTCGACAACACCGCCACCATCGCCAGCGCCGACCAGTCGCCCAGCGCCGAGCCGAGCGACACGGCCGTCGAGAAGCCGAAGCCCAAGCCGGAGCCCCGCATCAAGCGCGGCGAGGTCTACGTCGAGGTGTTCAACAACTCCGGCATCAAGGGCCTGGCGGCCACCACCGCCGCCAAGGCCACCGGCGTCGGCTGGGCCGTGGTCGGCGAGGACAACTGGTACGGCGTGGTGCCGACCACCACGGTCTACTTCCCGCCGCGGCTCCGGGCCGCCGGCGAGCAGCTGGCGCTCGACCTCGGCATCAAGCGCACCGCGCCGGCGGTCGGCGTGATGAAGCGCGACCGGCTCACCATCATCCTCACCACCGACGCCCCCCAGTAG
- a CDS encoding MoaD/ThiS family protein, with product MAVSVRIPTILRTYTGGESEVSAEGDTLAAVLDDLDAHYAGIKGRILDEAGALRRFVNVYVGNDDVRFLEDLQTPTPDGVQVSVIPAVAGG from the coding sequence ATGGCAGTCTCCGTCCGGATCCCCACCATCCTGCGCACCTACACCGGCGGCGAGTCCGAGGTCAGCGCCGAGGGCGACACCCTGGCCGCGGTCCTCGACGACCTCGACGCCCACTACGCCGGCATCAAGGGCCGCATCCTCGACGAGGCGGGTGCGCTGCGGCGCTTCGTCAACGTCTACGTCGGCAACGACGACGTCCGGTTCCTCGAGGACCTGCAGACGCCCACCCCGGACGGCGTCCAGGTCTCGGTGATCCCGGCGGTCGCGGGCGGCTGA
- the otsB gene encoding trehalose-phosphatase translates to MEFTSDDARAHYDAVRDVLDGVVVGLDFDGTLSPVVDDPEAARLHPGAPGALLELAEAVRAVAVITGRPARQAIAMGDLDALGNAMLDRGAELFVFGQYGNERWSATEQRIRSPRPPAGLASFERELPAVLRGAGAADAFIEQKGLAVAVHTRRMADPADAFQRLVEPVAALAHRHHLTVEPGRNVVEVRSGDMHKGQALRTFVAEQQASGVIFGGDDLGDVEAFEAVRALRAEGLPGLVVCSASTEQPQLVDLADVVVDGPDGVVELLGGLLLRR, encoded by the coding sequence ATGGAGTTCACCTCCGACGACGCGCGCGCCCACTACGACGCCGTGCGCGACGTCCTCGACGGTGTCGTGGTCGGGCTCGACTTCGACGGCACGCTGTCCCCGGTCGTCGACGACCCCGAGGCGGCCCGCCTGCACCCGGGCGCGCCCGGGGCCCTGCTCGAGCTCGCCGAGGCGGTGCGCGCGGTCGCGGTGATCACCGGCCGCCCCGCGCGGCAGGCCATCGCCATGGGCGACCTCGACGCGCTCGGCAACGCCATGCTCGACCGCGGTGCCGAGCTCTTCGTCTTCGGCCAGTACGGCAACGAGCGCTGGTCGGCCACCGAGCAGCGGATCCGCTCGCCGCGCCCCCCTGCCGGCCTCGCGAGCTTCGAGCGCGAGCTGCCGGCGGTGCTGCGCGGCGCCGGCGCCGCCGACGCGTTCATCGAGCAGAAGGGCCTCGCCGTCGCCGTGCACACGCGACGGATGGCGGACCCGGCGGACGCCTTCCAGCGCCTGGTCGAGCCGGTGGCCGCCCTGGCGCACCGCCACCACCTCACGGTCGAGCCCGGCCGCAACGTCGTCGAGGTCCGCTCCGGCGACATGCACAAGGGACAGGCCCTGCGGACCTTCGTCGCCGAGCAGCAGGCGAGCGGCGTGATCTTCGGCGGCGACGACCTCGGGGACGTCGAGGCGTTCGAGGCCGTCCGGGCGCTGCGCGCCGAGGGACTGCCGGGCCTGGTCGTGTGCTCGGCCTCCACCGAGCAGCCCCAGCTCGTCGACCTCGCGGACGTCGTCGTCGACGGCCCCGACGGCGTGGTCGAGCTGCTCGGCGGCCTCCTCCTGCGTCGCTGA
- a CDS encoding GDYXXLXY domain-containing protein — translation MNRTTTTAATTAATTAVVAVTQLALVGLSVAPQLSARATGETYLLRVAALDPVDPFRGAYVALDYPDLPRGGQVPDDGERGDVYVSLVPDGEVWVADGWSRERPGEGPYLACDDGSWQLRCGIESWFLPQDEAAAAEDLLRDGAVAEVRVDGRGHAAVVDVRGP, via the coding sequence GTGAACCGCACCACCACCACCGCCGCCACCACCGCCGCCACCACTGCCGTCGTCGCCGTGACGCAGCTCGCCCTCGTCGGCCTGTCCGTCGCCCCGCAGCTCTCCGCCCGGGCCACCGGCGAGACCTACCTCCTGAGGGTCGCGGCCCTCGACCCGGTCGACCCGTTCCGCGGCGCGTACGTCGCGCTCGACTACCCCGACCTGCCCCGCGGCGGGCAGGTCCCCGACGACGGGGAGCGGGGCGACGTCTACGTCAGCCTCGTCCCCGACGGCGAGGTGTGGGTCGCCGACGGGTGGTCGCGCGAACGGCCGGGCGAGGGCCCCTACCTCGCGTGCGACGACGGGTCGTGGCAGCTGCGCTGCGGGATCGAGAGCTGGTTCCTGCCGCAGGACGAGGCGGCGGCGGCCGAGGACCTGCTGCGTGACGGCGCCGTCGCCGAGGTGCGCGTCGACGGCCGCGGCCACGCCGCCGTGGTCGACGTACGGGGGCCGTGA